From a region of the Sporosarcina ureilytica genome:
- a CDS encoding DUF3784 domain-containing protein codes for MIITLLGVVLFIGLGIVFANGKGSFLIAGYNTLPPEEKEKYDTVALCKFMGKMMFSLSFCMVLWAVSEAYDVNWLFYIGLALFIAIVVFMLIYVNTGNRFRK; via the coding sequence ATGATCATTACGCTGTTAGGTGTTGTGTTGTTTATTGGATTAGGAATTGTTTTTGCCAATGGTAAAGGCTCTTTTTTAATCGCAGGTTATAATACACTGCCTCCAGAAGAAAAGGAAAAATATGATACCGTCGCCCTATGTAAATTTATGGGGAAAATGATGTTCTCATTGTCATTTTGTATGGTGCTTTGGGCAGTGAGTGAGGCATATGATGTGAACTGGCTGTTTTATATTGGTCTTGCTTTATTTATTGCCATCGTTGTGTTTATGCTGATCTATGTCAATACGGGGAATAGGTTCAGAAAATAG
- a CDS encoding peptidase U32 family protein, which produces MRKITKKPEVLAPAGTLEKLKTAIRYGADAVYIGGNQYGLRTRAGNFTYDEMREGVAFAKAHHAKVYVAANMVTHEGDADGAGEFFQTLRDIGISAVIVSDPALIEICATEAPGLPIHLSTQASATNYETLNFWHAEGLERVVLAREVSMEEIKEIRQKTDVEIEAFIHGAMCISYSGRCTLSNHMSSRDANRGGCSQSCRWKYGLFEMPLPGEHNSVLAGDPEEDFSMSAVDMSMIRHIPDLVENGIDSLKIEGRMKSIHYVSTVSTVYRQAIDAYCNDPENYEFQQEWEDELWKVAQRELSVGFYYGTPTEDEQLFGARRKIPAYSFIGQVLDYEEETQIATIQQRNHFGVGDEIEFYGPGFTHLYQTIDSLWDEAGNSIDRAPNALMTVKMKVDAPVKPFDMMRKRK; this is translated from the coding sequence ATGAGAAAAATTACGAAAAAACCTGAAGTGCTAGCACCTGCTGGAACACTTGAAAAGCTAAAAACTGCCATACGATACGGCGCAGATGCTGTGTATATTGGCGGAAATCAATACGGACTGAGAACGCGTGCGGGAAACTTTACTTATGATGAAATGCGTGAAGGTGTCGCATTTGCAAAAGCGCACCATGCAAAAGTGTATGTTGCGGCAAATATGGTGACGCATGAAGGAGATGCTGACGGTGCGGGCGAATTCTTTCAAACGCTAAGAGACATCGGCATTTCTGCTGTCATTGTATCTGACCCAGCCTTAATTGAAATTTGTGCAACTGAAGCACCCGGTTTACCGATTCACTTATCCACACAAGCTTCTGCAACGAATTATGAAACGCTGAATTTTTGGCATGCGGAAGGATTAGAGCGTGTTGTGTTGGCGCGAGAAGTGAGCATGGAAGAAATTAAAGAAATCCGTCAAAAAACAGATGTGGAGATTGAAGCATTTATTCACGGCGCGATGTGTATTTCCTATTCAGGTCGTTGTACATTATCAAACCATATGTCAAGCCGCGATGCGAACCGTGGCGGCTGCTCACAATCCTGTCGTTGGAAATATGGATTATTCGAAATGCCGCTACCAGGCGAACACAACTCCGTCCTAGCAGGTGATCCTGAGGAGGACTTTTCGATGAGTGCGGTCGACATGTCTATGATTCGCCACATCCCAGATTTGGTGGAAAACGGCATTGATAGCTTAAAAATTGAAGGGCGAATGAAGTCGATTCATTATGTATCCACGGTTTCCACTGTTTATCGTCAAGCCATTGACGCTTATTGTAATGACCCGGAGAATTATGAGTTCCAACAGGAGTGGGAAGACGAATTATGGAAAGTCGCACAACGCGAATTGTCAGTAGGCTTTTATTACGGAACACCGACCGAAGATGAGCAATTATTTGGTGCCCGTCGAAAAATCCCTGCCTACTCCTTTATCGGCCAAGTGTTGGACTACGAAGAAGAAACGCAAATCGCAACGATTCAACAACGTAATCATTTCGGTGTTGGAGATGAAATCGAATTTTACGGTCCTGGCTTCACACATCTATACCAAACAATTGATTCGCTATGGGATGAAGCAGGAAATTCAATCGACCGTGCCCCAAATGCGCTAATGACAGTGAAAATGAAAGTAGATGCACCTGTTAAGCCATTTGATATGATGCGGAAGCGGAAATAA
- a CDS encoding sensor domain-containing diguanylate cyclase produces MQPFNLAVLDSLVDQIAVLDHEGVIIAHNQSWINFSNENGGNLRKNGVGANYVAVCPEDIKNGIMQVLAGKSDHFTYEYPCHSTHEYRWFLLRVTPIKINERSGAVVSHVNITDRKLLEIGVERKERLYRHIAENSTDFISLHTRDGAYTYVSPNYSLLGYSSSELVGKSPHDFIHEDDIQKINDLNDDPYTIGETKTSTYRFRCKNGRYIWMESKYKFVLSNDDVAGEMICVSRDVTKNKQKLIALEEEKQSLRKTVYTDSLTGVSNRRYFKRQFKKMYQQSLQDCTPFSLVIIDIDYFKQYNDTYGHQKGDECLSKVANALARGVRENDTVCRIGGEEFCMIFPHTNKEKAISLAERICRKVEGLQIPHHNSAVSKFVTVSAGVSSTSGSFEYANEKELFRLADQALYSAKKDGRNCVRF; encoded by the coding sequence ATGCAACCTTTCAATCTAGCGGTTCTCGATTCACTAGTAGATCAAATCGCTGTATTGGATCACGAAGGAGTTATTATTGCCCATAATCAATCTTGGATTAATTTCTCCAATGAAAATGGCGGTAATTTACGTAAGAATGGGGTAGGCGCTAATTACGTTGCTGTCTGTCCCGAAGACATTAAAAACGGCATTATGCAAGTGTTAGCGGGGAAAAGTGACCATTTCACCTATGAGTATCCGTGTCATTCTACGCATGAATATCGTTGGTTTTTGTTAAGAGTGACGCCGATCAAAATTAATGAGCGCAGCGGGGCAGTTGTTTCCCATGTAAATATTACAGACAGAAAGTTACTAGAGATTGGGGTGGAAAGGAAAGAGCGGCTCTATCGTCATATTGCTGAAAACTCGACTGATTTTATTTCGCTGCACACCCGTGATGGAGCATATACGTATGTTTCACCGAATTACTCCTTGTTAGGGTATTCGTCCAGTGAATTGGTAGGGAAATCACCGCATGATTTCATACATGAGGACGATATCCAAAAGATAAACGATTTGAACGATGATCCCTATACGATTGGTGAAACCAAAACGAGCACTTACCGTTTTAGATGTAAAAATGGTCGATACATTTGGATGGAATCCAAATACAAGTTTGTATTATCTAACGATGACGTAGCAGGTGAAATGATCTGTGTATCTAGAGATGTCACAAAAAATAAGCAAAAGTTAATCGCGTTAGAGGAAGAAAAGCAATCATTAAGGAAGACAGTTTATACGGATTCCTTAACAGGTGTTTCGAATCGTCGATATTTTAAACGCCAATTTAAAAAGATGTATCAACAATCCCTACAAGATTGTACGCCCTTTTCTTTAGTGATCATAGATATTGACTATTTTAAACAATATAACGACACTTATGGTCATCAAAAAGGGGATGAGTGTTTAAGTAAAGTGGCTAATGCACTTGCTAGAGGTGTAAGGGAAAATGATACGGTATGTAGAATAGGCGGGGAAGAGTTTTGTATGATTTTTCCCCATACAAATAAAGAGAAAGCGATTTCTTTAGCAGAAAGAATTTGTAGGAAAGTAGAAGGATTACAAATTCCTCATCACAATTCAGCGGTTAGTAAGTTTGTAACCGTTAGTGCAGGTGTTTCATCTACAAGTGGTAGTTTTGAGTATGCAAATGAGAAAGAATTATTTCGATTAGCGGACCAGGCTTTGTATAGCGCAAAAAAGGATGGCAGAAACTGCGTACGCTTTTAA
- a CDS encoding SLC13 family permease, whose protein sequence is MTNRLRADLVALLALLAFVVTGILQPAEALSGFSNSVVIMIAALFVVGAGILRTGLAQMAGNLLLRYAGDSEKRLFLLLLLIVAFVGAFMSNTGTVALMMPIVVSIAIRIGSSPSKYLLPLSYIASFSGLLTLIASPPNLIVSQMLLENGFERLSFFQMTPIGLIGVAIGITYLYIVRHRIVPKEVRKGSGQSSQTLSPKRLARDYALGGKLLVVKVPPASAIVGKRLTQLKIPVRFQLCVLKIKRKSLEGTLKFLPMTYHEMAGPLSAIEGNDILYIQGTKEQATHFAEAYGLELLGAPSEPEELVSKELGIAEVLLTPNSSLINQDIRTVGFREKYNLNIIGLKRQGKQVMQDMTKLRLRFGDALLVQGTWDAIELLARETNDVVVVGQPQEHASTASANGKAWIAGIIMVLMVVLMIAEVFPAFVTVLIAAVLMVLTGCVRNMNDAYGQINWESIVLIAAMLPMATALEKSGGMQLLADGIIRLLGDFGAIGVLAGIYFMTMLFGQFISNTATAVLFAPIALNAAMALGANPYAFLIIVAVGASMSFATPVASPTNALVMTAGGYSFRDFAKIGVPLQLIMFIVMMIVVPLLFPL, encoded by the coding sequence ATGACGAATCGGTTACGCGCTGATCTTGTTGCATTACTTGCACTGTTGGCGTTTGTCGTGACAGGGATCTTGCAGCCTGCAGAAGCGTTGTCGGGTTTTTCGAATTCCGTTGTCATTATGATTGCTGCACTTTTCGTTGTGGGGGCGGGCATTTTACGTACAGGGCTCGCGCAAATGGCGGGTAACCTTTTACTTCGGTATGCGGGAGATAGTGAAAAACGATTATTTCTGTTGCTTTTATTGATTGTCGCCTTTGTCGGTGCTTTTATGAGTAACACGGGGACCGTTGCGCTGATGATGCCGATTGTCGTCAGCATCGCGATTCGCATCGGAAGCAGCCCTTCGAAATATTTGCTGCCACTGTCGTACATTGCCAGCTTTTCAGGCTTACTAACATTGATTGCTTCACCGCCAAACTTAATCGTTTCGCAGATGTTGCTGGAAAATGGTTTTGAGCGACTAAGTTTTTTTCAAATGACACCAATTGGCTTAATCGGCGTTGCGATTGGCATTACATATTTGTATATTGTTCGGCATCGAATCGTTCCGAAAGAGGTGCGCAAAGGAAGCGGACAATCATCGCAAACTTTATCACCGAAGCGGCTAGCAAGAGACTATGCACTAGGTGGCAAATTGTTAGTCGTGAAGGTGCCGCCTGCGTCTGCCATTGTTGGAAAGCGGTTAACGCAGTTAAAAATTCCTGTTCGCTTTCAACTTTGCGTGTTAAAAATTAAACGAAAATCGCTTGAAGGAACATTGAAATTTTTACCGATGACGTATCACGAAATGGCAGGGCCATTAAGTGCGATTGAAGGAAACGATATTTTGTACATACAAGGGACGAAAGAACAGGCGACGCATTTTGCAGAGGCGTATGGGCTTGAACTGTTAGGAGCACCGTCTGAGCCGGAGGAATTGGTATCCAAGGAGTTGGGGATTGCCGAAGTGTTGCTGACGCCAAACTCTAGCCTAATCAATCAAGACATACGTACAGTCGGCTTCCGGGAAAAATACAATTTGAATATTATCGGTTTGAAGCGACAAGGCAAACAAGTCATGCAAGATATGACGAAACTGCGCCTGCGATTCGGTGATGCTTTGCTTGTCCAAGGGACTTGGGATGCGATTGAGTTGTTGGCGCGTGAAACGAATGACGTCGTTGTTGTCGGACAGCCACAAGAACATGCGAGCACTGCTTCCGCGAACGGGAAAGCATGGATTGCGGGTATTATTATGGTGCTGATGGTCGTGCTGATGATTGCTGAAGTATTTCCAGCATTTGTCACAGTACTCATCGCCGCCGTATTGATGGTGTTAACGGGCTGCGTGCGAAATATGAACGATGCTTACGGGCAGATTAACTGGGAAAGTATTGTTTTAATTGCCGCCATGCTACCTATGGCGACGGCACTTGAGAAATCCGGCGGGATGCAGTTGCTGGCGGATGGTATTATTCGGTTGCTCGGTGACTTTGGGGCAATAGGGGTGCTTGCAGGAATTTACTTCATGACGATGCTGTTTGGTCAATTCATTAGCAACACGGCAACCGCGGTTTTATTTGCCCCGATTGCTTTAAATGCGGCGATGGCGCTCGGTGCAAATCCATATGCATTTCTAATCATCGTGGCGGTTGGCGCTAGCATGTCATTTGCAACACCGGTCGCTTCACCTACGAATGCACTTGTCATGACAGCAGGCGGCTATTCATTCCGCGACTTTGCAAAAATTGGCGTTCCGTTACAACTCATCATGTTCATCGTCATGATGATTGTGGTGCCGCTTTTGTTTCCGTTGTAA
- a CDS encoding bifunctional diguanylate cyclase/phosphodiesterase, whose protein sequence is MQQIHGTHDLLLVVLSLIIAFFASITALDTARRVHFATGLRRVIWLVSGSAAMGIGIWSMHFIATLAFKLPVPITHDGVLVAVSVIIAIAASLCGLYFSSRPNADNLKLLIGGTIMGIGIGAMHYIGMIAIQGVYITYDAILFGLSIFVAIGASTITLMLALHFRDKEGGISAKDKLVGGTIMGSAIAGIHYIGMAAALFKVDPTGAAKINATLIDTPELVVAVTISTIVIIGLILIVSFRLDKRLDQEIAFKDAILEAVLDCVIIMDNNGQILECNPSVTRTFGYVRKKLLGQGIEKLFISPSSITDGEGDFLCDVRIEATALQSNGEEFPIELTIKQLKLDGCPLFTVYIRDITRFKEAENTIKLLAYEDSLTGLPNRRFFMENLAEAFKKAKSRNTKLAVLFLDLDRFKIINDSMGHTFGDLLLIGVAKRLKKELMSRGIVARNGGDEFTILLENMNDDEVRNLTNNILKSLARPFYLEGQEVYVTISIGIAMYPEDGEDQETLIKNADIAMYEAKANGRNRYAFFECVRVADNSQLLRLENELRFALERNQLVVYYQPRLNIHTGQIIGVEALIRWNHPQKGMIPPDEFIPQAEESGLIIPIGNWVLRTAIAQCDKWRETGLPLEVSVNLSAVQFQKPDIVDTISGILQDENVNPSLLNLEITENMMMDADYSTRLLNELKSLGVTISIDDFGTGFNSLWALKQMPIDHIKIDRFFLTNVKDNPENNAIVKAIISIGHSLELNVIAEGVENKNQLLYLKELGCHEIQGYYVSPPLPAEAFEKWMNEWDMSKLYE, encoded by the coding sequence ATGCAACAAATACATGGAACCCATGACCTATTGTTGGTTGTGCTTTCGTTGATCATTGCTTTTTTTGCTTCAATTACAGCACTCGATACAGCAAGACGCGTCCACTTTGCAACCGGTCTGCGAAGGGTTATCTGGTTAGTAAGCGGTTCTGCAGCCATGGGAATTGGGATTTGGTCCATGCATTTTATTGCAACACTCGCTTTTAAATTACCTGTCCCGATTACCCACGATGGTGTACTCGTAGCCGTTTCTGTCATTATCGCAATTGCGGCCTCATTGTGTGGACTGTATTTTAGTTCACGCCCCAATGCTGACAACTTGAAATTACTAATCGGCGGAACAATTATGGGCATTGGAATTGGTGCCATGCATTATATCGGGATGATTGCCATACAAGGCGTTTATATTACATACGATGCGATTCTTTTTGGACTTTCCATATTTGTTGCCATTGGTGCATCGACAATTACCTTAATGCTCGCGTTACATTTTCGCGACAAAGAAGGTGGAATAAGCGCCAAGGATAAGCTTGTTGGCGGCACGATAATGGGAAGCGCAATTGCGGGGATACACTACATCGGAATGGCTGCCGCATTATTCAAAGTGGATCCTACTGGCGCCGCTAAGATCAATGCCACGCTTATCGATACACCAGAATTGGTCGTTGCCGTCACGATTAGCACCATCGTCATTATCGGTCTAATTCTCATTGTCTCTTTCAGATTGGATAAAAGATTAGATCAGGAAATTGCTTTTAAAGACGCGATTCTTGAAGCTGTATTGGATTGTGTGATTATCATGGATAATAATGGACAGATTTTAGAGTGCAATCCCTCCGTGACAAGAACTTTCGGGTATGTAAGAAAAAAATTGCTCGGACAAGGAATCGAAAAACTATTTATCTCTCCGTCCTCCATTACCGACGGAGAAGGAGATTTTCTATGTGATGTGCGAATCGAAGCAACCGCATTACAATCTAACGGGGAAGAATTCCCCATTGAATTAACAATTAAACAATTAAAATTAGATGGATGTCCATTGTTTACTGTGTACATTAGAGACATTACAAGATTTAAAGAAGCAGAAAACACAATCAAACTTTTGGCATACGAAGATAGCCTTACAGGTTTACCAAACCGAAGATTTTTTATGGAAAACTTGGCGGAAGCTTTCAAAAAAGCGAAATCCCGAAATACAAAATTAGCTGTACTTTTTTTAGACTTAGATCGTTTTAAAATCATTAACGACTCGATGGGCCATACGTTTGGAGATTTATTGTTAATTGGTGTCGCGAAAAGACTGAAAAAGGAATTGATGTCAAGAGGGATTGTTGCTCGGAACGGCGGAGATGAGTTTACAATTTTGTTGGAAAACATGAACGATGACGAAGTTAGAAACTTAACGAACAACATCTTAAAATCTTTGGCTCGCCCTTTTTACCTTGAAGGTCAAGAAGTTTACGTAACAATTAGCATCGGAATTGCCATGTACCCGGAAGATGGAGAAGACCAAGAAACACTCATAAAAAATGCGGATATTGCGATGTATGAGGCAAAAGCGAATGGGAGAAATCGTTATGCATTTTTCGAATGTGTGCGCGTTGCTGATAACAGCCAATTACTTCGGTTAGAAAATGAATTGCGTTTTGCATTAGAACGTAATCAGTTGGTTGTCTATTACCAACCAAGACTGAATATCCATACAGGCCAAATTATTGGTGTGGAAGCACTTATTCGATGGAATCATCCTCAGAAAGGAATGATTCCACCTGATGAATTTATTCCACAAGCGGAGGAATCCGGCTTAATCATCCCAATTGGCAATTGGGTGTTGCGAACAGCCATCGCGCAATGCGATAAATGGCGAGAAACTGGCTTACCGCTAGAGGTATCCGTTAATTTATCTGCCGTCCAATTCCAAAAACCGGACATTGTCGATACCATTTCAGGAATTCTTCAAGATGAGAACGTCAATCCCTCATTGCTCAATCTTGAAATCACAGAGAATATGATGATGGACGCCGATTATTCTACCCGATTGTTAAACGAGTTGAAGAGCTTAGGAGTGACAATTAGCATTGATGATTTTGGGACAGGCTTTAATTCGCTATGGGCGTTAAAGCAAATGCCAATTGATCATATTAAAATCGACAGATTCTTCTTAACCAATGTGAAAGACAATCCAGAAAATAATGCCATTGTCAAAGCAATCATTTCAATTGGCCACAGCTTGGAATTGAATGTCATCGCAGAAGGGGTCGAAAATAAGAATCAGTTATTGTACCTAAAAGAACTAGGTTGTCATGAAATTCAAGGTTATTATGTAAGCCCCCCTCTTCCAGCAGAAGCATTTGAAAAATGGATGAACGAGTGGGACATGTCCAAATTATACGAGTAG
- a CDS encoding CBO0543 family protein, whose amino-acid sequence MKHSNASSLPPSLKKQSFRNLISYVSAVLFASLCGTYLDLYFVGKGFYTFPTRPFPEIFSINILFTIVILPFLTLLYLYLIGEMSRRGRLVFTLIVSGFVPFFERRSIQLGFLQVEDQWNHLYSFFGYFLFMVLIWKIFKWTLICLGRQSIKK is encoded by the coding sequence GTGAAACACTCGAACGCCTCGAGCTTGCCGCCATCGCTAAAAAAGCAATCTTTCCGTAACCTTATTTCGTATGTATCTGCCGTCCTTTTCGCTTCCTTATGCGGAACTTATTTAGATTTGTATTTTGTCGGTAAAGGTTTCTACACATTCCCGACGCGCCCTTTCCCTGAAATATTTTCAATTAATATTCTGTTTACGATCGTGATCCTCCCCTTTTTAACATTGCTTTACCTTTACTTGATAGGCGAAATGTCTAGAAGAGGAAGACTCGTATTCACCCTAATCGTTAGCGGGTTCGTTCCATTTTTTGAACGTAGATCAATACAATTGGGATTTTTGCAAGTGGAAGACCAATGGAATCATTTGTACTCATTCTTCGGCTACTTCCTGTTCATGGTGTTAATTTGGAAAATCTTTAAATGGACGCTAATATGCTTAGGACGCCAATCCATAAAAAAATAG
- a CDS encoding Rpn family recombination-promoting nuclease/putative transposase: MDPWNDILARWLLLLGMVDRRNKKVYEDIFTELEAIAMKDETLREAFENWEVLSGTKEEVMAYKARVKQLFDEESMILEAELRVKEGIEKGIKQGLEQGIVQGTEKTARQLLAMGMEIDFIAEATGLSKERISEINH, translated from the coding sequence TTGGATCCATGGAATGACATACTCGCTCGTTGGTTGCTACTGCTCGGAATGGTAGACCGGCGCAATAAGAAAGTATACGAAGATATTTTTACAGAATTGGAGGCGATTGCTATGAAGGATGAAACATTACGGGAAGCATTTGAAAACTGGGAAGTACTGAGCGGTACAAAGGAAGAAGTAATGGCATACAAAGCACGTGTTAAACAACTTTTCGATGAGGAATCGATGATCCTTGAAGCTGAGCTCCGGGTAAAAGAAGGAATTGAAAAAGGCATTAAACAAGGGCTAGAACAAGGCATTGTACAAGGCACGGAAAAAACGGCCCGCCAACTGCTTGCTATGGGCATGGAGATAGATTTTATTGCAGAAGCAACTGGGTTAAGCAAAGAAAGGATATCGGAAATCAATCACTAG
- a CDS encoding FG-GAP repeat domain-containing protein, which produces MYINNPYGYRQPEIVSGAYGDVNGDGVTDYVYLTAVQSADPSSPYVEQITLNIQDGLTKNVYTIPLDESGNSGYEPTIFLGDFTKDGIMDILISIQSGGSGAFTFNYIYSFVNNRARKLFDYEQYNQLNQYTVIYLDQYKISVQSLATGESFLIAINGRGADYLSQIYNEDGTLKEPITGMADGVSGFYPVDMDRDGVYEIQAYQKISGLYHADSFGYVINTLQWDGQKFAIWQQWMAIFGNN; this is translated from the coding sequence GTGTATATAAATAATCCCTATGGCTACAGACAACCGGAAATAGTTAGCGGAGCATATGGTGATGTGAATGGTGACGGGGTGACAGATTACGTATATTTGACGGCAGTACAGTCGGCAGATCCATCGAGTCCCTATGTAGAGCAGATTACATTAAATATTCAAGACGGTTTAACAAAAAATGTTTATACCATTCCGCTAGATGAAAGCGGTAATTCAGGTTACGAACCAACTATCTTCCTTGGGGATTTTACGAAGGATGGCATCATGGACATTCTGATTTCCATTCAATCAGGTGGATCTGGCGCGTTTACGTTTAATTATATTTATTCATTCGTTAATAATCGAGCTAGGAAATTGTTTGACTATGAGCAATATAATCAGCTAAATCAGTATACAGTCATTTATTTGGATCAATATAAAATAAGTGTACAAAGTTTAGCAACAGGCGAGTCGTTTCTAATTGCTATTAATGGCAGAGGTGCCGATTATCTCTCGCAAATCTACAATGAAGATGGAACATTAAAAGAACCAATTACGGGTATGGCTGATGGGGTTAGCGGATTCTATCCAGTTGATATGGACCGCGATGGTGTGTATGAAATACAGGCCTATCAAAAAATTAGCGGGCTTTACCATGCAGATTCATTTGGGTATGTCATCAATACATTGCAATGGGATGGCCAAAAGTTTGCGATATGGCAGCAATGGATGGCGATCTTTGGAAATAATTAA
- a CDS encoding alpha/beta fold hydrolase yields MKIGYRRLLRIFTAILSIFLLAISVSYVNHKIQLSKEDELFVPTGQLVEVNGHKMHIYTEGNGEEMLVFMSGSGTSSPVLDFKSLYTLLSDQYRIVVVEKAGYGFSEVTDRNQDIDTMLSETRKALLKSGVEGPYILFPHSMSGIEALNWAQVYPDEVKAIIGLDMAVPAVYENFDMNMSFVRLGAFAANIGVPRWIKNLSESDAIHYGTLTDEEKELYKVIFYRRTLTKDMVNEIKNSKANAQKVNEAGIPNVPMLLFSSNGQGTGFDEEMWIEIQNDFITRNSNAMLIELDSSHYVHSIKYERIAEESVKFIGGLRD; encoded by the coding sequence ATGAAAATAGGATATAGGCGTCTGTTGCGTATATTTACAGCCATTCTATCAATTTTCCTGTTGGCTATTTCTGTGAGCTATGTGAATCATAAAATACAGTTATCAAAAGAAGATGAATTATTTGTTCCGACTGGGCAACTTGTAGAGGTTAATGGTCATAAAATGCACATTTATACAGAAGGAAATGGAGAGGAAATGCTCGTTTTTATGTCTGGTAGCGGAACGAGTTCACCTGTATTAGATTTTAAATCGCTGTATACCTTGTTAAGTGATCAATATAGAATTGTCGTGGTTGAAAAGGCAGGTTATGGATTTAGCGAAGTCACAGATAGGAATCAAGACATTGATACAATGCTATCCGAGACAAGAAAAGCTCTTTTAAAATCAGGCGTTGAAGGTCCTTATATTTTATTTCCACATTCTATGTCCGGCATTGAAGCGCTAAACTGGGCGCAGGTCTATCCAGATGAAGTAAAAGCAATCATTGGATTAGATATGGCTGTTCCCGCTGTTTATGAGAATTTCGATATGAATATGTCGTTTGTTCGGTTAGGTGCTTTTGCTGCAAATATTGGTGTACCGAGGTGGATTAAAAATCTGTCTGAAAGTGATGCAATCCACTATGGAACGTTGACAGATGAAGAGAAAGAATTATACAAAGTCATTTTTTATAGAAGAACCTTGACCAAAGATATGGTTAATGAAATAAAAAATAGTAAAGCAAATGCTCAAAAAGTCAATGAAGCTGGCATACCAAATGTACCTATGCTTTTATTTTCTTCAAATGGGCAAGGAACAGGGTTTGATGAAGAAATGTGGATTGAAATTCAAAATGATTTTATTACTAGGAATTCCAACGCGATGCTCATTGAGTTAGATTCGTCTCATTATGTTCATAGTATAAAATATGAGCGAATCGCGGAAGAATCGGTGAAGTTTATAGGAGGTTTAAGAGATTAG
- a CDS encoding peptidase U32 family protein → MIELTATAESLDQAKALVNAGVDTLYIGNEQFGLRLPSAFSQDEIKEITEFTHAHNKRVCVAVNALMHNEQIEKVVPYLEFLQNIGVDAITVGDPGVIHLLKKHDIKIPYVYDAQTLVTSSKQVNFWAKRGAVGAVLAREITFEELKTIRSEATVPVELLVYGATCIHHSKRPLIENYFNFTQETVPTEELFISEPKKPDTHYSIFEDTNGTHVFATNDINLLPHLDALVEAGLTQWKLDGIFTRGNDFVEIARIFIEAKRAIIAGDWTIALQESLNKQIIAIHPKARTLDEGFLLKDPNDVK, encoded by the coding sequence ATGATTGAACTTACTGCAACCGCAGAGTCTTTGGATCAAGCGAAAGCGTTGGTCAATGCTGGGGTTGATACATTATATATTGGGAATGAACAATTTGGGTTACGCTTACCAAGCGCATTTTCCCAAGACGAAATCAAAGAGATTACTGAGTTTACACATGCGCACAATAAACGAGTTTGTGTAGCGGTGAATGCGCTCATGCATAATGAACAGATCGAAAAAGTCGTTCCATATTTGGAGTTTTTACAGAATATTGGCGTTGACGCCATTACAGTTGGCGATCCTGGTGTGATTCATTTATTAAAAAAACATGACATCAAAATCCCTTATGTTTATGATGCCCAAACATTAGTCACCAGCTCTAAACAAGTTAATTTCTGGGCAAAACGCGGAGCAGTCGGTGCCGTTCTTGCAAGGGAAATCACCTTTGAGGAATTAAAAACGATTCGGTCCGAAGCAACAGTTCCCGTCGAGCTATTGGTGTATGGGGCAACCTGTATCCACCATTCTAAGCGACCTCTCATTGAAAACTATTTTAATTTCACGCAAGAAACTGTACCTACTGAAGAACTTTTCATATCTGAACCTAAAAAACCTGATACCCATTACTCAATTTTCGAGGACACGAATGGGACGCATGTTTTTGCAACGAATGATATTAATCTTCTCCCCCATTTAGACGCATTAGTTGAAGCAGGACTTACACAATGGAAATTAGATGGCATCTTTACACGCGGGAACGATTTTGTTGAAATCGCTCGTATTTTCATTGAAGCAAAACGGGCAATCATTGCAGGTGACTGGACAATTGCCTTACAAGAAAGCTTGAATAAACAAATCATCGCAATACATCCGAAGGCAAGAACACTAGATGAAGGATTTTTATTAAAAGATCCAAACGACGTAAAATAG